From one Gimesia sp. genomic stretch:
- a CDS encoding PP2C family serine/threonine-protein phosphatase, whose amino-acid sequence MRWEHPVQFASQSDVGFRRRNNEDSISVRICKDQESWRDHGHFFLVADGMGGHAVGELASKIASETVPHTFFKNKPGPVAKSLKTAVEIANQAIHERGMANREFMRMGTTCSTLCLCPEGAVIGHVGDSRVYRVRENRIDQLTFDHSLQWELIRQGRMKPEEVYLNEPRNVITRSLGPEPVVKVDIEGPYPVLEGDRYILCSDGLTSHLKDDEIGMISKYLDPSDACRLMVNLANLRGGSDNISVIIVRVGDLPDGNLPQQQEPDAEPEIELEKDYREWLWLAGVWGASLMVATGIVMWLLTQFNKGEFLAFGGMSLLVMLLVRKVFAQRELGKNKDYLDNKTVEWRPYRSERLKFNTDFLQYLTTMESELQRAAMEEEWTIEWSNHNKIYYEAKEELEQKKYLKAFRDFSRAIDILMTGLHSYRKEMVHQARWKKNPPTSQQGE is encoded by the coding sequence ATGCGTTGGGAACATCCAGTTCAGTTCGCATCGCAGAGTGATGTTGGCTTTCGACGACGGAATAATGAAGACTCCATTTCCGTCCGGATCTGTAAAGATCAGGAAAGCTGGCGGGACCATGGGCATTTCTTTCTGGTCGCCGATGGAATGGGGGGGCATGCTGTTGGTGAACTGGCCAGTAAGATCGCCTCTGAAACCGTTCCGCATACCTTCTTCAAAAACAAGCCGGGCCCTGTTGCCAAATCTCTGAAAACCGCCGTCGAAATCGCCAACCAGGCGATTCATGAACGGGGGATGGCCAACCGCGAATTCATGCGGATGGGAACGACCTGCAGCACGCTCTGCCTCTGTCCCGAAGGGGCCGTGATTGGTCATGTCGGCGACAGCCGGGTCTATCGCGTCCGCGAAAACCGGATCGACCAGCTGACCTTCGATCACAGTCTGCAGTGGGAACTGATTCGCCAGGGACGGATGAAGCCGGAAGAGGTTTACCTGAATGAGCCACGGAATGTGATTACGCGCTCTCTGGGACCAGAGCCGGTGGTCAAAGTCGATATCGAAGGACCCTACCCGGTGCTGGAAGGGGATCGTTATATTCTTTGCAGTGACGGGCTGACCAGTCATCTCAAGGATGATGAGATCGGGATGATCTCCAAGTATCTCGATCCGAGTGATGCCTGTCGGCTGATGGTGAATCTGGCGAACCTCCGTGGCGGTTCCGATAATATCTCAGTGATCATTGTGCGGGTGGGCGATTTGCCTGATGGGAATCTTCCACAGCAGCAGGAGCCTGATGCTGAACCAGAGATTGAACTGGAGAAAGACTACCGGGAGTGGTTGTGGCTGGCGGGCGTCTGGGGAGCTTCGCTGATGGTGGCGACCGGCATCGTGATGTGGTTGCTGACCCAGTTTAACAAAGGGGAGTTTCTGGCTTTTGGAGGCATGTCTCTGTTGGTGATGCTGCTCGTCAGAAAAGTCTTTGCTCAACGGGAACTCGGCAAAAATAAGGACTACCTGGATAATAAAACCGTTGAGTGGCGGCCTTATCGGTCCGAGCGACTGAAGTTCAATACTGATTTTCTGCAGTATTTGACCACCATGGAATCGGAGTTACAGCGGGCCGCGATGGAGGAGGAGTGGACGATCGAGTGGTCGAATCATAATAAAATCTATTATGAGGCTAAGGAAGAACTCGAGCAGAAGAAGTACCTCAAAGCCTTTCGGGATTTTTCGCGTGCCATTGATATTCTGATGACCGGGCTGCACTCCTATCGCAAGGAAATGGTACATCAGGCGCGCTGGAAGAAAAATCCCCCCACGTCCCAGCAGGGAGAGTAA
- the flhB gene encoding flagellar biosynthesis protein FlhB: MAENDTGEKTEDPTDRRRNEAREKGNIAKSTDLNAAGMMLATAGVLYFFAVSLSHDMKNLMEATLTSPVWLRVDTAVIMERVQAIIKQFLQGSALTMLILFIAAIILNIVQVGFMMTPDVLQIKWERLNPIEGAKRIVSIRGLVKLGVSLGKITLLVLIAVWFSYLVFPNFLALMGAPPETIMRDIFNSSIELGILLALALIILGGLDFAFQKWKHEKDLMMSKQEVREEMKSMDGDPLIRQRRREAHRKLALSQELSQVATSDVVITNPTHISIAIKYDPEKMPAPVVVAKGAGEIALQIRKIANEHGIPIIERKPLARQMYRDVKAGEEIPFELYEVFVEIMAYVYNLTGKTMPDAR; this comes from the coding sequence ATGGCAGAGAATGATACCGGAGAAAAAACAGAAGACCCGACGGATCGCCGGCGCAATGAGGCCCGCGAGAAGGGGAACATTGCGAAAAGTACCGACCTCAATGCGGCGGGGATGATGCTGGCGACCGCGGGTGTGCTCTATTTCTTTGCGGTCAGTCTGAGCCACGACATGAAGAATCTGATGGAAGCGACGCTGACCAGCCCGGTCTGGCTGCGCGTCGATACGGCGGTCATCATGGAGCGCGTGCAGGCGATCATTAAACAGTTTCTGCAGGGATCTGCTCTGACGATGCTGATTCTGTTTATTGCTGCCATCATCCTGAATATCGTGCAGGTCGGATTCATGATGACCCCGGATGTGCTGCAGATCAAATGGGAACGCCTGAATCCGATTGAAGGTGCCAAGCGGATTGTTTCGATTCGCGGACTGGTCAAGCTGGGAGTCAGCCTGGGGAAAATTACGCTGCTGGTGCTGATCGCGGTCTGGTTCAGTTATCTCGTGTTTCCCAATTTTTTGGCGTTGATGGGGGCGCCTCCCGAAACAATTATGCGCGACATTTTCAACTCGTCGATCGAGCTGGGCATCCTGTTGGCCCTGGCGCTGATTATCCTGGGCGGACTGGATTTTGCCTTTCAGAAATGGAAGCATGAAAAAGACCTGATGATGAGTAAGCAGGAAGTCCGCGAAGAGATGAAGTCGATGGACGGGGATCCGCTGATCCGCCAGAGACGCCGCGAAGCGCATCGCAAACTGGCTCTCTCGCAGGAACTCTCCCAGGTCGCGACGTCAGATGTCGTGATCACCAACCCGACCCATATTTCGATTGCCATCAAGTACGACCCGGAGAAAATGCCGGCACCGGTTGTTGTGGCCAAAGGGGCAGGGGAGATCGCGTTGCAGATCCGGAAGATCGCCAATGAACATGGGATTCCGATTATCGAACGGAAGCCGCTGGCGCGACAGATGTATCGCGATGTGAAAGCCGGCGAGGAAATTCCTTTCGAACTGTACGAGGTCTTTGTCGAGATCATGGCCTACGTCTATAATCTGACCGGAAAAACGATGCCGGACGCCCGCTGA
- a CDS encoding flagellar biosynthetic protein FliR, with protein MSALLDQYLVNPILQLAPGQILQWAMLQFYAFTLVLVRISGLMIIGPVFGQPIFPTNIRVLLIVCLSILITPTLHEQVTVGFYQLDANQDQRLSQDEVPAHLQKRFEELLVSSGRQGERELTVNDYRFVTHMPASLLDYAWSILGELTLGFALGLGVFLILLSLQMAGQMIDQQAGMALGEVFNPGFDMNASLSGQYLYYVGIAVFLLMEPINGHLLMLSALIDTFQIFPVGEGIVSTNTLDLLQSLMHQSLVLSIKVAAPLLAISALISLAMGYLGHTVPQINVLVIGFPIRAIVSLVVLIFTLSGAADIVVESIPNAIDQISRSTVM; from the coding sequence GTGAGCGCACTGCTCGATCAATATCTGGTGAATCCCATTCTGCAGCTGGCACCTGGTCAGATTCTGCAATGGGCGATGCTGCAGTTCTATGCCTTCACGCTGGTACTGGTTCGGATCAGCGGCCTGATGATTATCGGCCCGGTCTTCGGGCAGCCGATCTTTCCGACGAATATCCGGGTGCTGTTAATTGTGTGCCTGTCGATTCTGATCACACCAACGCTGCACGAACAGGTGACCGTTGGTTTCTATCAGCTGGATGCCAATCAGGATCAGCGACTCAGCCAGGATGAAGTCCCCGCGCATCTGCAGAAACGCTTTGAGGAGCTGCTCGTCAGCAGTGGTCGCCAGGGAGAACGGGAACTGACAGTCAACGATTACCGCTTCGTCACGCATATGCCGGCGTCCCTGTTGGACTATGCCTGGTCGATTCTGGGTGAGTTGACGCTGGGGTTTGCCCTGGGGCTCGGGGTGTTCCTGATTCTATTAAGTCTGCAGATGGCCGGTCAGATGATTGATCAGCAGGCGGGGATGGCACTGGGGGAAGTCTTTAATCCCGGCTTTGACATGAACGCGTCGTTGAGTGGCCAGTACCTGTATTATGTGGGGATCGCGGTCTTTCTGTTGATGGAGCCGATCAATGGTCATCTGCTGATGCTTTCGGCGTTGATCGATACGTTCCAGATCTTTCCCGTCGGCGAGGGGATTGTCTCAACCAATACGCTGGATCTGTTGCAGTCCCTGATGCATCAGTCGCTGGTACTTTCGATCAAAGTTGCCGCGCCCCTGCTGGCGATCAGTGCCCTGATTTCGCTGGCGATGGGGTACCTGGGACATACGGTTCCCCAGATCAATGTGCTGGTGATCGGCTTTCCGATTCGTGCGATTGTCAGTCTGGTTGTCCTGATCTTCACCCTGTCTGGCGCCGCTGACATTGTGGTCGAATCAATTCCCAATGCCATCGATCAGATCAGCCGCAGTACCGTGATGTAG
- the fliQ gene encoding flagellar biosynthesis protein FliQ has protein sequence MDTSTVVDLGREGLLIMLEVSGPVMLTAVVVGLVISIGQAVTQIQDQTISFVPKIIMMVLAILYTLPWITALMMEYSTSLITNIPSRL, from the coding sequence ATGGATACGTCAACCGTTGTAGATCTGGGGCGAGAAGGACTGCTGATCATGCTGGAAGTCAGCGGCCCGGTCATGCTGACTGCAGTCGTGGTCGGTCTGGTGATCAGTATCGGCCAGGCGGTGACCCAGATTCAGGATCAGACCATCAGTTTCGTGCCTAAAATCATCATGATGGTGCTGGCGATTCTGTATACATTGCCCTGGATCACAGCCCTGATGATGGAGTATAGCACCAGTCTGATCACCAACATTCCGTCGCGGCTCTGA
- the fliP gene encoding flagellar type III secretion system pore protein FliP (The bacterial flagellar biogenesis protein FliP forms a type III secretion system (T3SS)-type pore required for flagellar assembly.), with protein MFKWSGGGQLRNLGAWLCLCWLLTATGTLQAQTAAQNQALSNQGVGSQSLQNFPAQADPNVQPASAEKSGVPELLNVEQMTSPEGLNSTLKLFLLLTVLSLAPSILIMTTCFIRFVIVFGLLRQALGTQQLPPNQVLTSLSLFLTFMVMAPIWEKAYEEGIVPYTNQTQQAPVSLEDAFEKTVAPLRKFMSDQIELTGNSDTVWMFLDYQRPLPGSPGAAEYKAPSDYDEVPLSVLLPAYMLSEVKTAFLIGFQLYLPFIVIDMVISSILISMGMMMLPPVLISLPFKILLFVLIDGWLLTVGMLLESIRAVG; from the coding sequence ATGTTTAAATGGAGCGGGGGGGGACAACTCCGAAATCTGGGCGCCTGGTTGTGTCTGTGCTGGTTACTGACAGCGACAGGCACTCTGCAGGCACAGACCGCAGCGCAGAATCAGGCACTCTCTAACCAGGGAGTCGGCAGTCAGAGTCTGCAGAATTTCCCGGCGCAGGCCGATCCGAACGTGCAACCTGCATCTGCTGAGAAATCAGGTGTTCCAGAGCTGCTGAATGTGGAACAGATGACGTCGCCGGAAGGTCTGAATTCGACTCTCAAGCTGTTTCTGTTACTGACTGTATTAAGTCTGGCTCCGTCGATTCTGATCATGACGACCTGTTTTATCCGGTTCGTGATCGTATTCGGATTGTTACGTCAGGCATTGGGAACGCAGCAATTACCGCCGAACCAGGTGCTGACTTCCCTGAGTCTGTTTCTGACCTTCATGGTGATGGCTCCCATCTGGGAGAAAGCCTACGAGGAGGGAATCGTCCCCTATACGAACCAGACGCAACAGGCTCCTGTATCACTGGAAGACGCATTTGAAAAGACGGTTGCTCCCCTGCGAAAGTTCATGAGCGATCAGATTGAGCTTACGGGCAACAGTGATACGGTCTGGATGTTTCTTGACTATCAGCGACCGTTGCCCGGTTCTCCCGGCGCCGCGGAATATAAAGCACCCAGCGACTACGATGAAGTCCCATTGAGTGTGCTGCTGCCGGCCTACATGTTGAGCGAAGTTAAAACCGCGTTTCTGATTGGCTTCCAGCTGTATCTGCCTTTTATTGTGATCGACATGGTGATCAGTTCGATTCTGATCAGCATGGGGATGATGATGTTGCCCCCGGTGTTGATCTCATTACCTTTTAAAATTCTGTTATTTGTCTTGATTGATGGCTGGTTGCTGACAGTAGGCATGCTGCTGGAGAGTATCAGGGCCGTAGGATAA
- a CDS encoding flagellar biosynthetic protein FliO, with protein sequence MIRLCILAVLTLLCLLISAVRSQAAEPGFQSRTSEFRQPRVMSGNPNTYSRTAQRGVAPATTGRESLNRPQPVHSGIAPSQTRSLPQQRIRSEAKQVANPITPLDRQKQADSTAEDQSSPRRVPSIWGTFGALALVIGIILIAAKVMKKHNPLSAKTLPREVLEVLGKRPLDARQTIHFVRCGNRILILGSSPAGLETLSEVLDPVEVDLITGMCREQADSSRASQSFLNLFQSTQQKTPPARTERKPERVQPPVRSEAEPETTQDEYPEFDSAMSRLQQKLLQPSRHSLNETGDRDHV encoded by the coding sequence ATGATTCGTCTTTGCATTCTTGCCGTACTGACGTTGCTCTGCCTGCTGATCTCAGCGGTGCGAAGCCAGGCTGCCGAACCTGGGTTTCAGTCGCGGACATCTGAATTTCGCCAGCCCCGTGTAATGTCCGGTAATCCCAATACATATTCCCGGACGGCACAACGGGGAGTTGCTCCAGCCACCACAGGGCGGGAGAGCCTGAATCGGCCGCAGCCGGTTCATTCCGGAATCGCTCCCTCGCAGACGCGCAGCCTGCCTCAACAGAGAATCCGTTCAGAAGCAAAGCAGGTTGCGAATCCGATTACTCCCCTGGATCGACAGAAACAGGCAGACTCAACAGCGGAAGATCAGTCGTCTCCGCGGCGGGTGCCTTCCATCTGGGGGACATTCGGTGCACTGGCACTGGTGATCGGTATTATCCTGATCGCTGCCAAAGTGATGAAAAAACATAATCCTTTATCCGCGAAAACACTGCCTCGCGAAGTGCTCGAGGTTCTGGGAAAACGGCCACTGGATGCCCGTCAGACCATTCACTTTGTGAGATGTGGTAATCGAATCCTGATTCTGGGATCATCGCCCGCGGGTCTGGAGACCTTAAGCGAAGTGCTGGATCCGGTCGAAGTCGATCTGATTACCGGCATGTGTCGCGAGCAGGCCGATTCGTCTCGTGCGAGTCAGTCGTTTCTGAACCTGTTTCAATCTACTCAGCAAAAAACGCCGCCAGCGCGAACTGAGCGAAAGCCGGAACGTGTGCAACCTCCGGTACGTTCTGAAGCGGAGCCTGAAACAACTCAGGACGAGTATCCCGAATTTGATTCTGCCATGTCCCGGTTGCAGCAGAAACTGTTACAGCCCTCCCGTCATTCCCTGAATGAAACCGGGGACCGCGATCATGTTTAA
- the fliN gene encoding flagellar motor switch protein FliN — MAEDNDDLLDPSEIEKLLNSQGQNAPAEPPSGESASQSAGDDLLDPSDIEKLLQNASSSEGTKPSGSGNVVNNDDIDGLFSQHGGASDQSGSPFSASHADTEALLNQAEANLAAAISPNLGPGHGIPGDLGGTKAFEFPNFESMTGNPEEAMALSSLQNVELDLCIELGRTELLIEEVLKMKEGVVVPLDKLAGDPVDILVNGRIIARGEVLVLNDNFCVRVAEIISPEL; from the coding sequence GTGGCTGAAGATAATGACGATCTTCTTGATCCTTCCGAAATTGAGAAGCTGTTAAACTCGCAGGGACAGAATGCGCCTGCAGAACCGCCCTCTGGTGAAAGCGCCTCTCAAAGTGCAGGGGACGACCTGCTGGATCCCTCCGATATCGAGAAACTGCTGCAGAATGCCAGTTCGAGCGAGGGAACGAAGCCATCCGGATCCGGAAATGTCGTCAATAATGATGATATCGATGGACTGTTCAGCCAGCATGGTGGGGCATCAGATCAGTCCGGTAGCCCGTTTTCCGCATCGCATGCAGATACTGAGGCGCTATTGAATCAGGCGGAAGCCAATCTGGCGGCGGCAATTTCTCCCAACCTGGGGCCCGGTCATGGAATCCCCGGAGATCTGGGAGGAACCAAGGCGTTTGAGTTTCCGAATTTTGAATCGATGACAGGCAATCCCGAAGAGGCGATGGCTTTGTCATCTCTGCAGAATGTCGAACTGGATCTGTGCATCGAACTGGGACGCACGGAACTGCTGATCGAAGAGGTCCTGAAAATGAAAGAGGGAGTGGTTGTTCCTCTGGACAAACTGGCGGGGGACCCTGTCGATATTCTGGTGAATGGACGCATTATTGCCCGGGGCGAAGTCCTGGTGCTGAACGATAATTTTTGTGTCCGTGTTGCCGAGATTATTTCTCCCGAACTTTAA
- a CDS encoding OmpA family protein has product MAMPEEDGPPGVPEWVVTYGDMMSLLLTFFIMLVSMSEIRNDEGSVRAMLDSLRERFGTHHGTAAVPGKSLDPTSNRSKPASKGTSSDGGTKMGKADSSGGGGPFRTVERINTGTEVTLGGAACFDRFSAELTPALKKKLDVIAEVLLPTPNRLIVRGHASPEPLPKDSKFLDSQELSFYRAKNVAEYLEGKGIAPERLIVSSVGDAEPRTITRDPQEQSLNRRVDVFLIDAYIDTPQTGKR; this is encoded by the coding sequence ATGGCGATGCCTGAAGAAGACGGACCTCCTGGCGTTCCGGAATGGGTGGTCACCTATGGTGACATGATGTCGTTGTTGCTGACCTTCTTCATCATGCTGGTGTCCATGAGTGAGATCCGTAACGACGAAGGATCCGTGCGTGCCATGCTGGATTCGCTGCGGGAGCGATTCGGAACGCATCACGGTACAGCCGCCGTGCCGGGAAAGTCGCTGGATCCTACCAGTAACCGCAGTAAGCCTGCCTCCAAGGGGACCAGCTCCGACGGGGGAACTAAAATGGGCAAAGCGGATTCTTCGGGAGGGGGTGGTCCCTTCAGGACAGTGGAAAGAATTAATACGGGAACCGAGGTGACTCTGGGGGGAGCTGCCTGTTTTGATCGGTTTTCTGCGGAGTTGACTCCTGCGCTGAAGAAAAAACTGGATGTGATTGCAGAAGTGTTGCTGCCGACTCCCAATCGGCTGATCGTACGGGGGCATGCCTCGCCTGAGCCTTTGCCAAAGGACTCAAAATTCCTGGATTCCCAGGAACTCTCTTTCTATCGGGCCAAAAATGTGGCGGAGTACCTTGAAGGCAAGGGAATTGCCCCCGAACGACTGATAGTCAGTTCAGTGGGAGATGCTGAGCCACGGACCATCACACGCGACCCGCAGGAGCAATCCTTGAATCGTCGGGTTGACGTATTTTTGATTGATGCGTATATAGACACTCCGCAGACAGGTAAGCGTTGA
- a CDS encoding motility protein A, giving the protein MDKATAGGLVSGIILLLLAIFIAPGSSFSAFIDIPSAAVVVGGAIAACFIAFPGAAMLLFPKVLKKVFFPNQPELAPVISQIVEFAEIARRDGILALEAKTEEIEDPFILLGVQMAVDGTDVDLMEQILRTEMEAVAGRHKNGKSLMDTVGRYAPAFGMIGTLMGLIIMLGNMDDPEAIGPGMAVALITTLYGALVSNLFFLPFADKLAYYSKQEFQVREVIIKGLIAIQEGDNPRVIEQKLNTFLPADQRVSKDGQAA; this is encoded by the coding sequence ATGGATAAGGCAACAGCCGGCGGACTCGTTTCAGGCATCATATTGCTGCTGCTGGCGATCTTTATTGCGCCAGGGTCAAGCTTCAGTGCCTTTATCGATATTCCCTCAGCTGCAGTGGTGGTCGGTGGGGCGATCGCAGCCTGTTTCATTGCCTTTCCGGGGGCAGCGATGCTGCTGTTTCCGAAGGTGCTGAAGAAGGTATTCTTCCCCAACCAGCCGGAACTGGCTCCCGTGATTTCTCAGATCGTTGAGTTTGCTGAAATCGCCCGTCGCGACGGTATTCTGGCTCTGGAAGCCAAAACGGAGGAAATCGAGGATCCTTTCATTCTGCTCGGCGTCCAGATGGCAGTGGACGGGACCGACGTGGATCTCATGGAACAGATTCTCCGCACGGAAATGGAGGCTGTGGCCGGCCGTCATAAAAACGGCAAATCTCTGATGGATACGGTTGGTCGATATGCACCGGCATTCGGGATGATCGGAACCCTGATGGGGCTGATCATCATGTTGGGGAACATGGATGACCCGGAGGCCATCGGCCCCGGTATGGCGGTGGCGTTGATCACGACGCTGTATGGGGCGCTGGTGTCGAACCTGTTTTTTCTCCCTTTCGCCGACAAGCTGGCATATTACAGTAAACAGGAATTCCAGGTACGGGAAGTCATTATTAAAGGGCTGATTGCAATCCAGGAAGGGGATAATCCCCGCGTGATTGAGCAGAAGCTGAATACCTTCCTGCCGGCAGACCAGCGTGTCAGCAAAGACGGTCAGGCTGCCTGA
- a CDS encoding flagellar FlbD family protein → MIKLTRLNGEEFVVNAELIQSIESRPDTFITLTSDDRLIVRESVEEVVKRAIAYSRAIRLAPGL, encoded by the coding sequence ATGATCAAATTGACCCGACTGAATGGTGAAGAGTTTGTTGTCAACGCGGAACTGATTCAAAGTATTGAGAGCAGACCCGACACGTTTATTACTTTGACTTCGGATGATCGCCTGATTGTGCGGGAAAGCGTAGAAGAAGTAGTAAAACGTGCAATCGCTTATTCGCGTGCGATTCGACTGGCACCCGGGCTGTGA